The window CGGGCCGCGCCGAATGTCGACGAAGCTGGCACAGTGGTAGGGGGAACGCTCCGGTTCCCCACGCCGTTATAGGACACGAGAAGCCCTAGGGGACGAGAGGAGGAGCGCATGACATATGACCGGCTCGTGTGCGCGAACTGCGCCGCACCCGTCAGCCAGGGCCGCTGCCCGGTGTGCCGGGCGAACCGGGAGCGCCTCCAGCAGGAGGGCCCCTTCTCCGGTCTGGACCCCATGGCCATCGTCGTGCTCATGGTGGTCCTCGTGGCAGTTCTGGTGCTGACGGCTCAGGTCTGAGCCGCCCGGACCGCCCGGTCGCGGTGCACGCGGTGTCCGTGCCGCGTACCGATCACACACGCGCGAGAAGGGCCCGGACACCTGGTGTCCGGGCCCTTCCGCTTGCGTGCGCGCGTGCCGGTGGCTACGCGGTCTGCTCCTGCTGCTTGCGCCAGCGGATTCCGGCCTCCAGGAAGCCGTCGATCTCGCCGTCGAGGACCGCCTGCGGGTTGCCGACCTCGAACTCCGTCCTCAGGTCCTTGACCATCTGGTACGGGTGCAGGACGTAGGAGCGCATCTGGTTGCCCCAGGAGCTGCCGCCGTCCTTGAGGGCGTCCATCTTGTCCTTCTCCTCCTGGCGGCGCCGCTCGAGCAGCTTGGCCTGGAGGACGTTCATCGCACTGGCCTTGTTCTGGATCTGCGAGCGCTCGTTCTGGCAGGAGACGACGATGCCGGTCGGCAGGTGCGTGATGCGGACCGCCGAGTCGGTGGTGTTGACGCCCTGGCCGCCGGGGCCGGAGGCGCGGTACACGTCGACGCGCAGCTCGGTCTCGTCGATCTCGACGTGGTCGCTGGTCTCGACGACCGGGAGCACCTCGACGCCCGCGAAGGAGGTCTGGCGGCGGCCCTGGTTGTCGAAGGGCGAGATGCGCACGAGGCGGTGGGTGCCCTGCTCGACGGAGAGCGTGCCGTAGGCGTACGGGGCCTTGACGACGAAGGTGGTCGACTTGATGCCGGCCTCTTCCGCGTACGAGGTCTCGTAGATCTCGGTGGAGTAGCCGTGCCGCTCGGCCCAGCGCAGGTACATGCGCTGGAGGCGCTCGGCGAAGTCGGAGGCGTCGACGCCGCCGGCCTCGGCGCGGATGTTGACCAGGGCCTCGCGCTCGGCGTACTCGCCGGAGAGCAGGGTCCGGACCTCCATCTCGTCCAGCGCCTTGCGGACGGAGACCAGCTCGGTCTCGGCCTCCGCGAGGGTGTCCGCGTCGTCCATCTCCTGGGCGAGCTCGAAGAGGACCGCGAGGTCATCGATGCGCCCGCGCAGGGTCTCGGTCTTGCGGACCTCGGCCTGGAGGTGCGAAAGCTTGCTCGTGATCTTCTGAGCGGCCTCCGGGTCGTCCCACAGGGACGGCGCGGCGGCCTGCTCCTCGAGCACGGCGATATCTGCCCTCAGCTTGTCGAGGTCCAGGACGGCCTCGATCGACCCCATGGTCGAGGAGAGGGACTTCAGCTCTTCGGAAACATCGACGACTGCCACGGGTCCAGCGTAGCCGGTCCCCGGACAACGCCGTCCGGGCAGGCCGGATCACCCGTACTGATGAGAGGTCGTACGGGCGTACGCTCACGGTATGACCGTTCTCCTCGTCAAGCGCCGCCATGTGGACCACATGCGTGTCACGACGACGAGCTGTCTGCCGCCGGACCGTTCACGAGCCTGATCCACCCCGATCCGACTTGGTCCTGTACGCGCGGCTCCCGCGGTCCCGGCACCACCCCTGTCGGCGACCCTCCCCCGCCCCGCGGCCCCCGCCACCTCTGGGGAACAGGACCCCGTGACATCCCGAAACGGAGCCGTCATGCCGTCCGCGCACACTCTCCCGGTCCTGGACCTCTCCCAGGCCGACGACCCGGCCCAGCGGGCCGACTTCCTGAAGAAGCTGCACGCAGCCGCCAGGGACTCCGGTTTCCTGCACCTGACCGGGCACGGCGTCACCGCCGCCGAGAGCGCCCGCATCCTCGATCTGACCAAGGCCTTCTTCGCCCTCCCGGAGGACGACCGGCTCGCCGTCAGCAACCTGAACTCCCCGCACTTCCGCGGCTACACCCGCATCGGCCACGAGCTGACCGGCGGGGCCTCCGACTGGCGGGACCAGCTGGACGTCGGCGCGGAACGCCCGGCGCCGGCCGTGGGGCCGGACGACCCGGCGTACCTGTGGCTGGAGGGCCCGAACCAGTGGCCCCCGGCGCTCCCGGAGCTCCGTACGGTGGTCCTGGAATGGCAGTCCAGGCTCGCGGCGGTCGCCCACCGCCTGCTCCGGGAACTCCTCGTGGCGATCGGCGCCCCGGCGGACTTCTTCGACGCCGCCTTCGCGGACCGCCCGCACCTGCACACCAAGCTGATCCGCTACCCCGGATCGGCCCCCTCCGGCGCCGACCAGGGGGTCGGCGCGCACAAGGACTACGGGTTCCTGACGCTCCTGCTCCAGGACTCGGTGGGCGGCCTCCAGGTGGTCCGGGACGGCGGCTACCTGGACGTGCCGCCGATGCCGGGGGCGTTCGTGGTGAACCTGGGCGAGCTGCTGGAGATCGCGACGGAGGGCTATCTGACGGCGACGGACCACCGGGTGGTCAGCCCGCCGGGCGCGGTGGAGCGGTACTCGGTGCCGTTCTTCTACAACCCGCGGCTGGACGCGGTGATCGACACCGTCCCGGGGGACTACCTGCGCTCCGCCCCGGGTGTCGCGCACGACGAGACGAACCCGCTGCACGCCGAGTACGGCCGCAACGAACTGAAGGGCTGGGTGCGCGCCCACCCGGCGGTGGCGCGGCGCTGGCACCCGGAACTCGTCGCGGCGTAGCGGCGTTCCGCACGCGTCGGCGATCGGGGCGCGGGAGGTCGGGACGCCGGGGCCGGGGGCGGCGCCCCCGGCCCCGGCGTCGCACGCCCCTACGGGACCCGCGGGGTCGACTGCTTGTTGTCCTGCCGGGGGGCCGGGTCGTCGCCCGAGACGGCCAGCCACGTGCCCAGGCCGACCGCCGCGGCCAGCGCCAGGGCCGATACGGACAGGACCAGCCGGCGCTTGCGCGCGGCCTCCGCGCGGTGGCGGGCGGAGCCCGGCCGGTGGCCGCCCGCCGGACGGGGTACGCGGGCGGTGCCCAGGGCCCCGCCCGCCAGCTCGTCCGGCCCGGGCACCCGCATCGAGGTGTGGGTGTCCCGGTTGGAGTCGGTCGCCGACCCCGGCACCAGCGGGACCACGCCCCGCCGCCGGACCGGGTCGGCCGCCGGTTCCTCCGAGGGCTCGGGGTCCGGATCCGCGTCGTCCGGCTCGTCCACGTCCAGCGGCGGCATCCCGGCCAGCATCGGCAGCAGGTCCCGCAGCCGGACCGACAGCTCCGAGGCCCGCAGCCGTGAGGCCGGGGCCTTGGCCAGGCACTGCACGATGAGCTGCCACAGCTCGTCGGGGATCCCGGGCAGCGGGACGACCGTCTCGGTCACGTGCCGCCGCAGGACCGCGCCAGGGTGGCCCCCGCCGAAGGGGGTGAACCCGGCCAGCAGCTCGTACAGCACGGTGGCCAGGGCATATATGTCCACCGCTGCGCGCGGAGGGAGGCCCTCCACGATCTCCGGCGCCAGGTAGTCCGGGGTGCCGATGATCCGGGTCGTCGGGGCCGAGACCCGGCCGGCGGAGGCCCGCCGCGGGGAGTCGATCAGCTTGGCCACGCCGAAGTCGGTGAGCAGCGCCGGGTGCGAGCCGCCGGGGCCGAGCGGGCCCTGCATGTCCAGCAGGACGTTCTCCGGCTTGACGTCCCGGTGGACGACCCCCGCCGCGTGCGCCGCGGCCAGCGCGTCGGCGACGTCCGCGACGATGGCGACGGCCGCCTCCGGGGCGAGCCGCCGCTCGCGGTCGAGGCGCGTGCGCAGGTCCGTACCGCGGACGAGGTCCATGACGAGGGCGAGGTCGTTGCCGTCCACGACGAGGTCGCGGACGGACACGACGTGCGGATGGTCCAGGCCGAGCAGCGCGCTGCGCTCCTGGACGAACCGTCCGACGAGTTCCTGGTCGGACGCGAGGTCCTCGCGCAGCAGTTTGACGGCGACGGGCCCGTCAGGCCCCTCGCCCAGCCACACCGTGCCCGCGCTGCCACGCCCCAGGATCTGGTGCGCGGTGTACCGGCTGCCGATCTTCCGTGCCACGACTGCTCCCTCAGCGGCTGGCGTACCGCACCGAGGCTACGCGGCCGGGTGGGCCTTGGAGGCCAGCAGGGGGCCCGATTCGCAGCGACCTTCACTTCTGCGCGTGAAATCACGTCCCAGAAGTCGACAAATCCACGAAGTCGGCGCTACGCGGGCTCTCCTCAGGGCGCGGAGGAGCCCGAGGAGCCGGCCGAGTCCCCGATCGTGCTGACCCAGTCGACGGCGTCGGAGCCCCAGGTCCACACCTGGTCCCACCAGCCGCGGCCGGTGCCGATCCACCCCTGGAGCGGGGTGAGCTCCCAGACCAGCCAGCCCGCGACGAAGAACACCAGGATCAGCACCAGGCAGCCCTTGAGGCAGCCGAGGCCGGGGATCCGCACCGGATTGGCGCTGCGGCGGCGCGGCTCGCGCGGCTCGCGAGGGGCGGGCCGCTGCTGCGGCGGGGCCTGCGGGGGCTGCTGCTGGGGCTGGCGGTACTGGGGCTGCTGCTGGGGCTGCTGCTGGTACGGCTGGGGCTGGTGCTGCTGCGGCTGGTAGTGCTGCGGCGGCGGCTGAGGCGCGTACTGCTGCTGGGGCGGCTGCTGCGGCTGGCGGTACTGGGGCTGCTGCGGCTGCTGGTACTGCTGCTGCTGGGGCGGCGGACCCTGCCGGTACGGCTGCTGCTGCTGGGGCCGGTGCTGCGGCGGCGGGGGCGCCTGTCGCTGCGGGCGGCGGCGCAGGGGGTCCTCGTTCGGGTCGAGGTACTGGATCTGCGTCTGCTCGTTGCGGTCACGGGCGGCCTGCATCTGCGACTGCCACGGATGCGGCTGGTCGGGGCGCTGGACCGGGGGCATGACCGAGGTGGGGTCGGCCCCGGGGGCCCCCGTGCTCGGCAGCACCGAGGTGGCGTCGGCCGCACCGACCGGCGGCAGGACGCTCGTCATGCCGTTCGGGTCGTACGCGCCGGCCAGCGGGCCCGCGCCGGGAAGCATCTGGGTGGGGTCCGCGGCGCCCGGGGTCTCGGGGACCGGCGCCGGCGAGGGGTCGGGCGCGAGCAGCGCGCCCACACCGAGCGCGGCCTCGACCTCGGCGGCGGAGGAGTGCACGCCGATGCCGGCGGCCACCACGCGCAGGGCGCGGGCCAGGCTCTGCGAGCTGGGGCGCTCGTTCGGCTCCTTGCGCAGGCAGCGCTCGATGACCGTCCACAGCGGCTCGGGCACGGTCGAGGGCCGCTGGGGGTCCTCGCTGAGGTGGCGGTGGAGCACTTCGAGCGCGGTGCCGCCGGCGAAGGGCGGGCGGCCGGTGAGCAGCTCGTAGAGGAGGATGCCGGCGCCGTAGATGTCGACGGCGGAGGTCTGCGGGCGGCCCTCGGCGGACTCGGGGGCGACGTAGGCCGGGGTGCCGACGAACTCGTGGGTGCGGGTCAGGCCCGGGGAGTCCGCGAGGCGGGCGATGCCGAAGTCGGTGAGCATCGGCTTCATCTGTCCGCCGCGCTCGTCGAGCAGCACGTTGGCCGGCTTCAGGTCGCGGTGGACCACTCCGTCGGCGTGGCTGGCGGCGAGGGCGTCGGCGATCTGGGCCGTCAGCAGGCTCGCGGCGACGGGCGTGAAGGGGCCGTTCTCCCGGAGGTACCGGTGCAGGTCCGGGCCGTCGATCAGGTCCATGACCAGGGCCAGCAGATCACCCTCGACGA is drawn from Streptomyces sp. NBC_01232 and contains these coding sequences:
- the prfB gene encoding peptide chain release factor 2, producing the protein MAVVDVSEELKSLSSTMGSIEAVLDLDKLRADIAVLEEQAAAPSLWDDPEAAQKITSKLSHLQAEVRKTETLRGRIDDLAVLFELAQEMDDADTLAEAETELVSVRKALDEMEVRTLLSGEYAEREALVNIRAEAGGVDASDFAERLQRMYLRWAERHGYSTEIYETSYAEEAGIKSTTFVVKAPYAYGTLSVEQGTHRLVRISPFDNQGRRQTSFAGVEVLPVVETSDHVEIDETELRVDVYRASGPGGQGVNTTDSAVRITHLPTGIVVSCQNERSQIQNKASAMNVLQAKLLERRRQEEKDKMDALKDGGSSWGNQMRSYVLHPYQMVKDLRTEFEVGNPQAVLDGEIDGFLEAGIRWRKQQEQTA
- a CDS encoding isopenicillin N synthase family dioxygenase; this encodes MPSAHTLPVLDLSQADDPAQRADFLKKLHAAARDSGFLHLTGHGVTAAESARILDLTKAFFALPEDDRLAVSNLNSPHFRGYTRIGHELTGGASDWRDQLDVGAERPAPAVGPDDPAYLWLEGPNQWPPALPELRTVVLEWQSRLAAVAHRLLRELLVAIGAPADFFDAAFADRPHLHTKLIRYPGSAPSGADQGVGAHKDYGFLTLLLQDSVGGLQVVRDGGYLDVPPMPGAFVVNLGELLEIATEGYLTATDHRVVSPPGAVERYSVPFFYNPRLDAVIDTVPGDYLRSAPGVAHDETNPLHAEYGRNELKGWVRAHPAVARRWHPELVAA
- a CDS encoding serine/threonine-protein kinase — encoded protein: MARKIGSRYTAHQILGRGSAGTVWLGEGPDGPVAVKLLREDLASDQELVGRFVQERSALLGLDHPHVVSVRDLVVDGNDLALVMDLVRGTDLRTRLDRERRLAPEAAVAIVADVADALAAAHAAGVVHRDVKPENVLLDMQGPLGPGGSHPALLTDFGVAKLIDSPRRASAGRVSAPTTRIIGTPDYLAPEIVEGLPPRAAVDIYALATVLYELLAGFTPFGGGHPGAVLRRHVTETVVPLPGIPDELWQLIVQCLAKAPASRLRASELSVRLRDLLPMLAGMPPLDVDEPDDADPDPEPSEEPAADPVRRRGVVPLVPGSATDSNRDTHTSMRVPGPDELAGGALGTARVPRPAGGHRPGSARHRAEAARKRRLVLSVSALALAAAVGLGTWLAVSGDDPAPRQDNKQSTPRVP
- a CDS encoding serine/threonine-protein kinase, with translation MRPVGSKYLLEEPLGRGATGTVWRARQREAAGAEAAVAGQPGETVAIKVLKEELAQDPDIVMRFLRERSVLLRLTHPNIVRTRDLVVEGDLLALVMDLIDGPDLHRYLRENGPFTPVAASLLTAQIADALAASHADGVVHRDLKPANVLLDERGGQMKPMLTDFGIARLADSPGLTRTHEFVGTPAYVAPESAEGRPQTSAVDIYGAGILLYELLTGRPPFAGGTALEVLHRHLSEDPQRPSTVPEPLWTVIERCLRKEPNERPSSQSLARALRVVAAGIGVHSSAAEVEAALGVGALLAPDPSPAPVPETPGAADPTQMLPGAGPLAGAYDPNGMTSVLPPVGAADATSVLPSTGAPGADPTSVMPPVQRPDQPHPWQSQMQAARDRNEQTQIQYLDPNEDPLRRRPQRQAPPPPQHRPQQQQPYRQGPPPQQQQYQQPQQPQYRQPQQPPQQQYAPQPPPQHYQPQQHQPQPYQQQPQQQPQYRQPQQQPPQAPPQQRPAPREPREPRRRSANPVRIPGLGCLKGCLVLILVFFVAGWLVWELTPLQGWIGTGRGWWDQVWTWGSDAVDWVSTIGDSAGSSGSSAP